The following are from one region of the Alkalimarinus sediminis genome:
- the galU gene encoding UTP--glucose-1-phosphate uridylyltransferase GalU, protein MIKNCLFPVAGYGTRFLPATKAMPKEILPVVNKPLVQYGVEEAVAAGMHNIGFVTGRGKRAIEDHFDISYELEHQIQGSGKEDLLTSIRHLIENNQFSFTRQREMKGLGHAILTGRNLVGENPFGVVLADDLCVVDPGEDEVMTQMAKLYNQFRCSIVAIQEVPPEETNKYGVIAGECMKEGLYRITDMVEKPDPKDAPSNLAIIGRYILTPDIFDIIENTPPGKNGEVQITDALMTQARNGCVLAYKFKGKRFDCGSIDGFVEATNHVYENIYKKS, encoded by the coding sequence ATGATTAAAAATTGCCTATTTCCCGTTGCCGGGTACGGAACCCGATTTTTACCCGCCACTAAAGCAATGCCTAAAGAAATTCTACCAGTTGTTAACAAGCCTCTAGTTCAGTATGGCGTTGAAGAAGCAGTAGCGGCAGGTATGCATAACATTGGTTTCGTTACGGGTCGAGGCAAGCGCGCCATTGAAGATCATTTTGATATTAGTTACGAGCTTGAACACCAGATTCAGGGCAGCGGAAAAGAAGACCTGCTTACCTCTATTCGTCACTTAATCGAAAACAACCAATTCTCATTTACGCGCCAGCGCGAAATGAAGGGGCTTGGCCACGCTATTCTTACAGGCCGCAACCTCGTTGGTGAAAACCCATTTGGAGTAGTGCTAGCCGATGACCTCTGCGTTGTAGACCCTGGCGAAGACGAAGTCATGACCCAGATGGCAAAACTCTATAATCAATTTCGCTGCAGCATTGTCGCTATTCAAGAAGTACCACCAGAAGAAACCAATAAGTACGGGGTTATTGCTGGCGAATGCATGAAAGAAGGCCTTTACCGCATTACCGACATGGTCGAAAAACCTGACCCTAAAGATGCACCATCAAACCTGGCTATTATTGGTCGATACATTCTCACCCCAGATATTTTCGACATCATTGAAAATACACCCCCTGGTAAAAATGGCGAAGTACAAATTACTGACGCACTAATGACACAAGCCAGAAACGGCTGTGTACTGGCATATAAGTTCAAAGGAAAACGCTTTGACTGTGGCAGCATTGATGGTTTTGTTGAAGCCACCAACCACGTTTACGAAAACATTTACAAAAAGAGCTAA
- a CDS encoding helix-turn-helix domain-containing protein — MINVDLSGRQSMKYLSKFHKRLKQLREDKHLTEDDISVICQVDVSVVKAWESQQGDKRCFPTIDNLIDLCLKTGTPLEALLELKYEHDDDEQLELPGLAFIDEHDVNLSLDHLQKEIEKLLPTDDELELLKRYRRSDEENKKLILQLMT; from the coding sequence ATGATTAACGTTGATCTATCTGGAAGGCAGTCTATGAAGTATCTTAGTAAATTTCACAAACGTCTAAAGCAGTTACGAGAAGATAAACATCTTACAGAGGATGATATTAGTGTTATCTGTCAGGTAGATGTCTCTGTTGTGAAAGCATGGGAGTCTCAGCAAGGTGACAAGCGGTGTTTTCCTACGATAGATAACCTTATTGATCTTTGCTTGAAAACCGGCACACCTCTCGAAGCACTGCTGGAATTAAAGTATGAACATGATGATGACGAGCAGCTTGAATTGCCAGGCTTAGCGTTTATAGATGAGCATGACGTAAATCTATCTTTAGATCACCTTCAAAAAGAGATCGAAAAACTGTTGCCCACTGATGATGAGTTAGAGTTGCTAAAGCGTTATCGGCGCAGCGATGAAGAGAATAAAAAGCTGATTCTACAGTTAATGACCTAG
- a CDS encoding CHAP domain-containing protein, translating into MSKHSQLKRPSPDKDVVTLQHLLSSHGYFSDRISSHGLFDDITHENVELFQLQHIGPNGQPLQVDGIVGKSTWWALENPSGEAQRNHFGITTPNGLTQKRQQIINVVHEEHSKPVFEVPDGSNRSKDIDGYWGKTGVIGQPWCCAFVSWVLKTVLGKYPINGKHHLGVQKMWRAASRLGLETPQPKPGDVFIQLKSGGKGHTGFVIGVSPDNQQIYTAEGNCGNRLKIGKRDINTIQHFIDCLQDQQSLGFERGNLAVNDVSVDTTR; encoded by the coding sequence ATGAGTAAGCATAGCCAACTTAAACGCCCTAGCCCCGACAAAGATGTTGTCACCTTGCAGCATCTATTATCTTCACACGGTTATTTTTCAGACCGAATCTCCTCACATGGATTATTTGACGACATAACCCATGAAAATGTTGAGCTATTTCAACTTCAGCATATAGGACCTAACGGACAACCATTACAAGTAGACGGCATTGTCGGTAAAAGTACCTGGTGGGCATTGGAAAACCCTAGCGGCGAAGCACAGCGAAACCACTTTGGTATCACAACACCAAACGGTTTAACGCAAAAACGACAGCAGATTATTAACGTAGTACATGAAGAGCACTCTAAACCTGTGTTTGAAGTACCCGACGGTTCCAACCGCAGTAAAGATATTGATGGTTACTGGGGCAAAACAGGCGTAATCGGCCAGCCCTGGTGCTGTGCGTTTGTCTCATGGGTATTAAAAACGGTACTCGGCAAATATCCGATCAACGGTAAACATCATCTGGGCGTACAAAAAATGTGGCGAGCCGCTAGCCGCTTAGGTCTAGAAACGCCCCAACCAAAACCAGGTGATGTGTTTATTCAACTAAAGTCAGGAGGCAAAGGCCATACAGGCTTTGTTATCGGTGTCTCACCCGACAATCAACAGATATATACCGCCGAAGGGAATTGCGGAAACCGCCTCAAAATAGGCAAACGAGACATTAATACCATTCAACACTTTATAGACTGCCTACAAGACCAGCAATCTTTAGGTTTTGAACGTGGCAATTTGGCGGTTAATGACGTATCTGTTGATACTACTCGTTAG
- a CDS encoding adenosylcobalamin-dependent ribonucleoside-diphosphate reductase — MNAKVEPITTPIPMQDASLDIWSTKYQLKTKNGDPVDSNINETYSRVAKALAEVENKKNRDKVHKDFVWALEHGAIPAGRIMSNAGAGDHKPATSTINCTVSGIVNDSMDDILFKNHEAGLTLKAGCGIGYEFSTLRPKGAYVAGAGATTSGPLSFMDIFDKMCFTVSSAGGRRGAQMATFDVHHPDVLDFIRAKREDGRLRQFNLSLLITEDFIKAVKEDADWKLSFPVTQEELDEDGLDATDTSKFTYREFPVKDQYVTNAEGLVACRIYSTVKARFIWDSIMTSTYDFAEPGFILIDKVNEMNNNWFCENIRATNPCGEQPLPPYGSCLLGSVNLTKFVEKPFTDQATFNFDKYRKVVAIFTRMLDNVVEINGLPLEGQRNEILNKRRHGMGILGLGSTLTMLKMPYGGEASIKFTEEVNREMALEGWRQALSLAKEKGPAPIMEETFTVTEEMLNKRPEMKEDGFKAGDTVKGKVLHAKYSRYMQRIAQFEPELIEKIADKGARFTHHTSIAPTGTISLSLANNVSNGVEPSFAHHYSRNIIREGKKTKEKVDVFSYELLAYRHLVNHKAMPYSEDADSKLPEYFISADEVTPTQHVDIQAAAQLWVDSSISKTANVPTEFPYQDFKEIYMYAYEKGLKGCTTFRFNPEAFQGVLVKEQDLENTTYEFTLDDGSKVSVKGNEEIEYDGEVHSAANLFDALKEGTYGKY, encoded by the coding sequence ATGAACGCGAAAGTTGAACCAATCACCACACCCATCCCAATGCAAGACGCCTCGCTGGATATCTGGAGCACTAAATACCAGCTTAAAACCAAAAATGGTGACCCGGTTGATAGCAACATTAATGAAACATACTCTCGCGTTGCAAAAGCACTAGCAGAAGTAGAGAACAAAAAGAACAGAGATAAAGTACACAAAGACTTTGTATGGGCTTTAGAGCACGGTGCAATTCCTGCCGGCCGAATTATGTCGAATGCCGGCGCAGGCGACCACAAGCCGGCTACTTCAACCATCAACTGTACTGTTTCAGGTATCGTTAATGACTCAATGGACGATATTCTGTTCAAGAACCACGAAGCAGGCCTTACACTAAAAGCGGGTTGCGGTATCGGATATGAGTTTTCTACTCTGCGCCCTAAAGGTGCCTATGTAGCCGGAGCAGGCGCTACCACTTCTGGGCCACTGTCATTTATGGATATCTTTGACAAGATGTGCTTCACGGTATCATCTGCTGGGGGCAGACGTGGAGCCCAAATGGCAACATTTGATGTCCACCACCCTGATGTTCTCGACTTTATTAGAGCCAAGCGTGAAGACGGTCGTCTTCGTCAGTTCAACTTATCTCTTCTTATCACAGAAGACTTCATCAAAGCTGTAAAAGAAGATGCCGACTGGAAGCTCTCCTTCCCCGTTACACAAGAAGAGCTAGATGAAGACGGCCTGGATGCCACTGACACTAGCAAATTCACCTACCGTGAATTTCCAGTTAAAGATCAATACGTAACCAATGCTGAAGGTTTGGTTGCATGTCGTATATACAGTACTGTTAAAGCTCGTTTCATCTGGGACAGTATCATGACATCCACCTATGATTTTGCCGAGCCAGGGTTCATCCTGATCGACAAAGTTAACGAGATGAACAACAACTGGTTCTGTGAAAACATCCGCGCTACAAACCCTTGTGGAGAGCAGCCACTGCCTCCTTACGGTAGCTGCTTACTAGGCTCAGTAAACTTAACTAAGTTCGTTGAAAAACCATTTACAGATCAGGCAACCTTTAACTTTGATAAGTATCGTAAAGTGGTCGCTATATTTACGCGCATGTTAGATAACGTTGTCGAAATCAACGGTCTACCTCTTGAAGGACAGCGTAACGAAATTCTTAACAAACGTCGTCATGGAATGGGCATCTTAGGTTTGGGCTCTACCCTCACCATGCTAAAAATGCCATACGGTGGTGAGGCATCAATTAAGTTTACTGAAGAAGTTAACCGTGAAATGGCCCTTGAGGGTTGGAGACAAGCCCTATCTCTAGCAAAAGAGAAAGGCCCAGCACCTATCATGGAAGAGACATTCACTGTAACCGAAGAGATGCTGAACAAACGCCCTGAAATGAAAGAGGACGGGTTCAAAGCCGGTGATACAGTTAAAGGTAAAGTTCTGCACGCCAAATATAGCCGTTACATGCAACGCATTGCTCAGTTTGAACCAGAGCTTATTGAAAAGATTGCTGATAAAGGGGCGCGTTTTACTCACCACACCTCTATTGCACCAACAGGTACCATTTCATTATCTTTGGCAAATAACGTGAGTAACGGCGTAGAGCCAAGCTTCGCACACCACTATTCGCGAAATATTATTCGTGAAGGCAAAAAAACCAAAGAGAAAGTTGATGTATTCTCATACGAGCTACTAGCGTACCGCCACTTGGTTAACCACAAGGCGATGCCTTACAGCGAAGATGCAGACTCAAAACTACCTGAATATTTCATCTCAGCTGATGAGGTAACACCCACTCAGCATGTTGATATTCAGGCTGCGGCACAACTATGGGTTGATTCATCTATATCTAAAACCGCGAACGTACCAACAGAATTCCCATATCAGGACTTCAAAGAAATCTACATGTATGCTTATGAGAAAGGACTAAAAGGGTGTACTACATTCCGCTTTAATCCTGAAGCATTCCAAGGGGTTTTGGTTAAAGAACAAGACTTAGAAAATACAACATACGAATTTACACTGGACGATGGCAGTAAGGTAAGTGTAAAAGGAAACGAAGAGATTGAGTACGACGGTGAAGTTCATTCTGCAGCCAATTTGTTTGATGCTCTAAAAGAAGGCACTTACGGCAAGTATTAA